Proteins co-encoded in one Aspergillus luchuensis IFO 4308 DNA, chromosome 6, nearly complete sequence genomic window:
- a CDS encoding uncharacterized protein (COG:S;~EggNog:ENOG410PQT1;~InterPro:IPR000026,IPR016191;~PFAM:PF00545;~SECRETED:SignalP(1-20);~antiSMASH:Cluster_6.2;~go_function: GO:0003723 - RNA binding [Evidence IEA];~go_function: GO:0004521 - endoribonuclease activity [Evidence IEA];~go_function: GO:0004540 - ribonuclease activity [Evidence IEA]) codes for MVQFKSIIALLPLFLSASLASPSARNNLESRESCEYTCGSTCYWSSDVSAAKAKGYSLYESGDTIDDYPHEYHDYEGFDFPVSGTYYEYPIMSDYDVYTGGSPGADRVIFNGDDELAGVITHTGASGDDFVACSS; via the exons ATGGTTCAATTCAAG AGCATCatcgcccttcttcccctcttcctctccgcctctctcgcctctccctccgccaGAAATAACCTCGAAAGCCGCGAAAGCTGCGAGTACACCTGCGGAAGCACCTGCTACTGGTCTAGCGATGTCAGCGCAGCTAAGGCCAAGGGATACTCTCTTTACGAGTCTGGGGATACTATTGACGACTACCCGCACGAGTACCACGACTATGAGGGGTTCGACTTCCCCGTCAGCGGCACATACTACGAATATCCTATTATGAGCGACTATGATGTTTATACTGGTGGCTCGCCTGGAGCGGATCGCGTGATTTTCAACGGAGACGATGAATTGGCGGGTGTAATTACGCATACGGGTGCTAGTGGTGATGACTTTGTGGCTTGCTCTTCCTAG
- a CDS encoding uncharacterized protein (COG:K;~EggNog:ENOG410PFTN;~InterPro:IPR008422,IPR001356,IPR013087,IPR009057;~PFAM:PF05920;~antiSMASH:Cluster_6.2;~go_function: GO:0003677 - DNA binding [Evidence IEA];~go_process: GO:0006355 - regulation of transcription, DNA-templated [Evidence IEA]): protein MVNSDLHEPPFSYCSHSREENVAPTYLDSGEVSPMMHDSYPAVLSFDPSSLRYPVEERFDGNQHIPHSHNVTENYDFFGQLSLDSSIMENDPLHDFVRADCISHESLYESSCPEALSMASRDTGAIIGESAVDAPSALASDAEYEQGGRKRISHYFPRETVRILRDWLDQRQKHPLATGEEREELLQRTGLTRTQLRNWLANSRRRGKARSSTMQQNESLPSGAVDIPHQSVSQMTPFERWRYSPPEHEPAAPSDIAQALSNLPHGSHAEQTTGSVNSAAHSLDSRTSQDSHPGNWDIFPTPSVGSHQTSRSSSSSISIASAFSQRSLPRSSLPGQSNYRRHRRRRQQRSKAPALANHLAPPHAQGLRRFQCTFCTDTFKTKYDWQRHEKSLHLSLEEWTCSPFGVIVPLDGHNVCALCLAINPDQKHLDLHNYHLCHEKGRQERTFSRKDHLHQHLRLVHNVKFGSWMESWKTSISEIQSRCGFCDTNLNTWTERVEHLATHFRAGMDMRQWQGDWGFETAVQGLVENAMPPYLIGQERLTTNPYSAKSAKALEISFEADSPAATGEDLVEDVNHWRILERELTDYIRSQLEIGVIPPDSTLQDMARMIVYSCDDPWNQTCADNPVWLGNLKREAGVEDFRSQQSIMKTTGESSSLG from the coding sequence ATGGTCAACTCAGACCTCCACGAGCCACCGTTCAGCTACTGCTCTCACTCCCGTGAGGAAAATGTGGCCCCAACCTACTTGGATTCGGGCGAAGTTAGCCCTATGATGCATGATTCATACCCAGCAGTTCTATCTTTTGACCCTTCAAGTCTCCGGTATCCAGTGGAGGAACGATTCGATGGCAACCAACATATACCTCATTCACACAATGTTACAGAAAACTACGACTTCTTCGGGCAATTAAGTCTAGATTCATCTATAATGGAGAATGATCCTCTACATGATTTTGTCCGTGCGGATTGCATTTCCCATGAGTCCTTATATGAGTCCAGCTGTCCTGAAGCATTGAGCATGGCGTCTCGAGATACAGGAGCTATCATAGGTGAGAGCGCTGTGGATGCTCCTTCGGCGCTTGCATCCGATGCAGAGTACGAACAGGGTGGGCGCAAGCGCATATCTCATTATTTTCCCAGAGAGACAGTTCGCATTCTGAGAGATTGGCTTGACCAACGCCAGAAGCATCCGCTTGCAACTGGAGAAGAGCGCGAAGAGCTCCTGCAGCGCACAGGATTGACGCGGACTCAGTTACGCAACTGGCTTGCAAACTCCAGACGTCGGGGAAAGGCTCGATCATCTACCATGCAACAGAATGAGTCGTTACCATCGGGTGCTGTTGACATCCCGCATCAATCTGTGTCGCAGATGACACCTTTCGAGCGCTGGAGATATTCCCCACCTGAACATGAGCCTGCTGCACCGAGCGACATAGCTCAAGCGCTGTCGAACCTTCCACATGGCTCTCACGCAGAACAAACGACAGGTTCAGTGAATTCTGCAGCACATTCATTAGATTCCCGGACCAGCCAAGATTCCCATCCTGGGAATTGGGATATTTTCCCAACACCATCTGTTGGCAGCCACCAAACCAGTAGATCCTCCAGCTCTAGTATATCGATTGCATCTGCCTTCTCCCAGCGCTCATTACCGCGCTCTAGTTTGCCAGGTCAAAGCAACTACCGCCGTCatcgccgtcgccgccaGCAGCGAAGCAAGGCACCAGCTCTTGCTAACCATCTAGCTCCACCTCACGCTCAAGGCCTTCGTCGCTTTCAGTGTACTTTCTGTACCGATACTTTCAAGACTAAGTATGACTGGCAGCGGCATGAAAAGTCCCTTCATTTATCCCTAGAGGAGTGGACCTGTTCGCCCTTTGGTGTTATTGTCCCTCTAGACGGCCACAACGTGTGCGCTTTGTGTCTGGCCATTAACCCGGACCAGAAGCACCTAGATCTCCATAACTATCATCTATGTCATGAGAAGGGCCGACAGGAGCGAACCTTCTCCCGAAAAGatcatctccaccaacacctACGACTAGTTCACAATGTCAAATTTGGATCATGGATGGAGAGCTGGAAGACTAGCATTAGTGAGATACAATCAAGATGTGGTTTCTGTGACACGAATCTCAACACTTGGACAGAGCGTGTAGAGCACCTTGCGACACATTTCAGGGCTGGAATGGACATGCGCCAGTGGCAAGGAGATTGGGGATTTGAGACGGCCGTGCAAGGCTTGGTGGAAAATGCTATGCCACCATATCTAATCGGTCAGGAACGGTTAACGACAAATCCTTATAGTGCCAAGTCCGCCAAGGCGCTGGAGATAAGCTTTGAGGCCGATAGCCCCGCTGCCACAGGGGAGGATCTTGTCGAGGACGTCAATCACTGGCGTATTCTGGAACGTGAACTTACAGATTATATCAGAAGTCAACTGGAGATTGGTGTTATTCCTCCCGATTCCACGTTACAAGATATGGCTCGCATGATCGTCTATTCCTGTGACGATCCGTGGAACCAAACCTGTGCGGATAATCCTGTATGGCTGGGCAACTTGAAGCGAGAGGCTGGAGTCGAAGATTTTCGGTCACAACAGTCGATTATGAAAACTACTGGCGAAAGTAGCAGTCTCGGCTAA